In a single window of the Pirellulales bacterium genome:
- a CDS encoding glycosyltransferase family 4 protein, translated as MRLLLIHQYFAGPTEPGGTRHYELAAHLVRQGHECTIVASTINFSSGKRVVEGRGLVVEQNIDGIRVLRAYTYPSLHRSFTWRVVALVSFMFTSVWAALRAKNIDLVMGTSPPLFQALSAWFVAAVRRRPLLLEIRDLWPEFAVDIGVLTNPLLIKMARWVENFLYRRATHLLVNSPAYRDYLLAKGVPDSKISVIANGVDPEMFTPEADGKFFREELGVSDKFVVTYAGALGMANDIETILRAAVRLRSETRVRFLLVGDGKERPNLEAKAKQFELANLQFVGSRSKAEMRAVLAGSNACLATLKNIPMFRTTYPNKVFDYMAAGRPTILAIDGVIRQVVEAAGGGIFVEPGNDRALAAAVQALCDDRERCRAMGMAARRYVVENFNRHRQAEDFVRLLERLANGSPTEHEPPVPEVRETCV; from the coding sequence ATGCGTCTGCTCCTGATTCATCAGTATTTCGCCGGCCCTACCGAGCCCGGCGGAACCCGCCATTACGAGCTCGCGGCGCACCTCGTGCGTCAAGGGCACGAGTGCACGATCGTCGCCAGCACGATTAATTTCTCTTCGGGCAAGCGCGTCGTCGAAGGGCGCGGGCTGGTCGTCGAACAGAACATCGATGGCATTCGCGTGCTGCGCGCTTACACCTATCCGTCGTTGCACCGCAGCTTTACCTGGCGCGTCGTCGCCTTGGTCAGTTTCATGTTCACCTCGGTGTGGGCAGCGCTGCGGGCCAAGAATATCGATCTGGTGATGGGAACTTCGCCGCCGCTGTTTCAGGCCCTTAGTGCCTGGTTCGTGGCCGCCGTCCGTCGCCGGCCGTTGCTGTTGGAGATTCGCGACCTGTGGCCCGAGTTTGCCGTCGACATCGGCGTCCTTACCAATCCCCTGCTGATCAAGATGGCGCGGTGGGTCGAGAATTTCCTGTATCGGCGGGCCACCCATCTGCTGGTGAACTCGCCGGCCTATCGCGACTACTTGCTGGCCAAAGGCGTGCCTGACAGCAAAATCAGCGTGATCGCCAATGGCGTCGATCCCGAGATGTTCACACCCGAAGCCGACGGCAAGTTCTTCCGCGAGGAGCTGGGGGTTAGCGACAAGTTCGTCGTCACTTACGCCGGCGCCCTGGGAATGGCCAACGACATCGAGACCATACTTCGCGCCGCTGTTCGCCTGCGCAGCGAAACCAGGGTGCGGTTTCTCCTGGTCGGCGACGGCAAAGAGCGGCCGAATCTCGAAGCCAAGGCTAAACAATTCGAGCTGGCCAACTTGCAGTTCGTGGGCTCGCGATCGAAGGCCGAGATGCGCGCCGTGCTCGCCGGCTCGAACGCCTGCCTGGCCACGCTCAAGAACATCCCCATGTTTCGCACGACTTACCCCAACAAGGTATTCGATTACATGGCGGCCGGGCGCCCGACGATTTTGGCCATCGACGGCGTGATCCGGCAGGTTGTCGAAGCGGCCGGCGGTGGCATTTTTGTCGAGCCGGGGAACGATCGCGCATTAGCCGCCGCGGTGCAGGCCTTGTGCGACGATCGCGAGCGCTGCCGCGCCATGGGCATGGCTGCGCGACGCTACGTCGTCGAGAATTTTAATCGCCACCGCCAGGCCGAGGATTTTGTCCGGCTCTTGGAGCGATTGGCAAACGGATCACCGACGGAACATGAACCGCCTGTACCAGAAGTTCGGGAAACGTGCGTTTGA
- a CDS encoding sugar transferase — MNRLYQKFGKRAFDLAVALPALILASPLIALVAILARWRLGAPVIFRQERPGQHGRPFELYKFRTMTDARDSAGNLLPDAERLPPFGIFLRRASLDELPQLWNVVRGDMSLVGPRPLMMRYLGRYSAEQFRRHDCLPGITGWAQVNGRNDISWERKFELDVWYVDHCSLWLDLKILWLTVLKTMRGVGVSATGHATAPEFEGTKELQARN; from the coding sequence ATGAACCGCCTGTACCAGAAGTTCGGGAAACGTGCGTTTGATCTGGCGGTGGCCCTACCCGCTTTGATCCTGGCCAGCCCCCTGATTGCGCTAGTGGCGATCCTGGCGCGGTGGCGGCTGGGAGCGCCGGTCATTTTCCGGCAAGAGCGACCGGGGCAGCACGGTCGGCCGTTTGAGTTGTACAAGTTCAGGACGATGACCGATGCGCGCGACAGCGCAGGCAACTTGCTCCCCGACGCCGAGCGACTGCCGCCGTTTGGAATTTTTCTGCGCCGCGCGAGTCTTGATGAGCTGCCTCAATTATGGAATGTCGTCCGCGGAGACATGAGCCTGGTGGGGCCGCGCCCCTTGATGATGCGTTATCTCGGGCGCTATTCCGCCGAACAGTTCCGCCGGCACGACTGCTTGCCAGGCATTACCGGCTGGGCCCAGGTTAATGGACGCAACGACATTTCCTGGGAACGCAAGTTCGAGCTGGATGTGTGGTACGTTGATCATTGCAGTTTGTGGTTGGACTTGAAGATTCTGTGGCTGACCGTGTTAAAGACCATGCGGGGCGTAGGCGTTAGTGCCACGGGTCATGCTACGGCGCCCGAGTTTGAAGGGACCAAAGAATTACAAGCGCGGAATTAA
- a CDS encoding GNAT family N-acetyltransferase, translating to MNLTFLTPDRAEWDQFLDGVRHDFYHRAAYAKMMGPYDGGQPEAVLVRQADCYFFLPYIVRPLSYIPWLGTEGNTLFDIVSPYGYPGPLFSGDDVFHRQAIDEWQRLMQQRGCVSGFVRLHPLLNTAADVPSACGQLVERGRTVSIDLRLSAEEMWSQTRADHRRNILKSRRTGMVAAVEDFYSHLDVFLDMYKETMDRTCASPYYYFPAEYFRSLKEALGDHLSLCLVRSETAEILAGALLTECSGIMQYHLSGTFNAAIQLRPSKLMLDYARTWGKARGNYVFHLGGGFGAKEDSVFEFKAGFSSGRHPFYTWQFIFSTDQYTRLAERRLGLDIDAPNSEFFPVYRG from the coding sequence ATGAATCTGACCTTCTTGACGCCTGATCGCGCCGAATGGGACCAGTTTCTCGATGGCGTCCGGCATGATTTCTATCACCGCGCGGCTTACGCCAAAATGATGGGCCCCTACGACGGCGGCCAGCCCGAGGCCGTGCTTGTCCGCCAGGCCGATTGCTACTTCTTTTTGCCCTACATCGTGCGGCCGCTGTCCTACATTCCGTGGTTGGGCACCGAGGGGAATACGCTCTTCGACATCGTCTCGCCTTATGGTTACCCGGGACCACTTTTTAGCGGCGACGACGTCTTCCATCGGCAGGCGATCGACGAGTGGCAGCGTCTCATGCAGCAGCGCGGCTGCGTAAGCGGCTTCGTGCGTTTGCATCCGCTACTGAACACGGCAGCCGACGTCCCCAGCGCCTGCGGCCAATTGGTCGAGCGCGGTCGCACGGTTTCGATCGATCTACGGCTGTCGGCGGAAGAGATGTGGAGTCAGACGCGGGCCGATCATCGTCGGAACATTTTGAAATCCCGCCGCACAGGCATGGTGGCGGCGGTCGAGGATTTCTACAGCCATCTCGACGTGTTCCTGGATATGTACAAAGAGACGATGGATCGGACCTGCGCCTCGCCTTACTACTATTTCCCGGCGGAATATTTTCGCTCGCTCAAGGAGGCTCTCGGCGATCACCTCTCGCTTTGTCTCGTGCGCAGCGAAACCGCGGAGATTCTCGCCGGCGCCCTGTTGACCGAGTGCTCGGGAATCATGCAATACCATCTCAGCGGCACGTTCAATGCGGCCATCCAGCTACGGCCCAGCAAGTTGATGCTCGATTACGCCCGCACCTGGGGCAAGGCGCGCGGAAATTATGTGTTCCACCTGGGCGGCGGTTTCGGCGCCAAGGAGGACTCGGTATTTGAGTTCAAAGCCGGGTTTTCTTCCGGCCGGCATCCGTTCTATACCTGGCAATTCATTTTCTCGACGGATCAATACACCCGTCTGGCCGAACGCCGCCTTGGTCTCGATATCGACGCTCCCAATAGTGAGTTTTTTCCGGTGTACCGCGGTTGA
- a CDS encoding FkbM family methyltransferase yields the protein MKLHLVKFLRRPTLALFSRLNPGDITIRHHWTGDRLRLHSYRHKGYWYHGRNREQWIMETLGRVVHPGDTVVEVGGHIGYVALWLARLVGPGHVYVFEPGPNNLRYIERNLHGKPNVTLVPKGVGDVSTQRTMFVERLTGLNNTFVEESPLLKANAAFDGFNADELRESVPVELVRFDDFAAEHSLRADLIKIDVEGFESEVLQGMREVLRTQRPKLMVEVTRHPEEVWSILQSAGYIAFGEDLKVLTSAQELHGNVFCMCPDIHGQYLRELGINVVPVTEK from the coding sequence GTGAAACTGCACCTCGTCAAGTTTCTCCGCCGGCCGACCCTGGCCCTTTTCTCCCGGCTCAACCCGGGAGACATCACGATCCGGCACCATTGGACAGGCGATCGGCTGCGTTTGCACTCCTATCGACACAAGGGCTATTGGTATCACGGCCGCAACCGCGAACAATGGATCATGGAGACGCTCGGCCGCGTGGTTCATCCAGGCGACACCGTGGTCGAGGTGGGAGGGCACATTGGCTACGTGGCATTATGGCTGGCCCGCCTGGTCGGTCCTGGACACGTGTACGTCTTCGAGCCTGGCCCGAACAACTTGAGATATATCGAACGGAACTTGCACGGCAAACCCAACGTCACGCTTGTTCCTAAAGGGGTCGGCGACGTCTCTACCCAGCGGACGATGTTCGTGGAACGTTTGACGGGCCTGAATAACACGTTCGTTGAAGAGTCGCCATTGCTGAAGGCCAATGCCGCGTTCGACGGATTCAACGCCGATGAATTACGCGAATCAGTCCCCGTCGAGTTGGTGCGCTTCGACGATTTTGCGGCCGAACATTCCCTGCGAGCCGATCTCATCAAGATCGACGTAGAAGGTTTTGAATCCGAAGTCTTGCAAGGTATGCGCGAAGTGCTGCGCACGCAGCGACCGAAGTTGATGGTCGAAGTCACGCGCCATCCGGAAGAGGTGTGGAGCATCCTGCAATCCGCTGGCTACATCGCCTTCGGAGAAGATCTCAAGGTACTCACGAGCGCCCAAGAATTGCACGGCAACGTGTTTTGCATGTGTCCTGACATCCACGGCCAATACCTTCGCGAACTGGGCATCAACGTCGTGCCAGTAACTGAGAAATGA
- a CDS encoding acetyltransferase, translated as MSASFNSPRTILVIGAGGHAKAVVGAAKVTGYDVRAIYDDDEAKWGKSILGVPIFGPINRILDAPRIPVLVAIADAATRKALVDRLPLEWGTLIHATAIIDSTVEIGPGTVAFAGVVVQADARVGAHVILNANATVSQDCVLEEYVHLAPGVDLASGVHVGTGSFFGIGAVATSGVRVGCWTTVGAGAAVTNDLPDRVVAVGCPARVIRSVESKPLATGVDYE; from the coding sequence ATGAGCGCGAGCTTCAACTCCCCGCGAACCATCCTGGTGATCGGCGCCGGCGGGCACGCTAAGGCTGTCGTTGGCGCGGCCAAAGTTACCGGCTACGACGTACGCGCCATTTACGACGACGACGAAGCGAAATGGGGAAAGAGCATCCTGGGCGTGCCGATCTTCGGGCCCATCAATCGCATTCTCGACGCTCCCCGTATCCCGGTCCTCGTCGCCATCGCCGACGCGGCCACGCGCAAGGCCTTGGTCGATCGCCTGCCGCTGGAATGGGGAACGCTCATTCACGCGACCGCCATTATCGATTCCACCGTCGAGATCGGACCGGGCACGGTGGCCTTTGCCGGCGTTGTGGTCCAGGCCGATGCCCGCGTCGGCGCCCATGTCATTCTCAACGCCAATGCCACCGTATCCCAGGACTGTGTCCTGGAAGAATATGTCCATTTGGCGCCGGGCGTTGATCTGGCAAGCGGAGTTCACGTCGGCACAGGCTCATTTTTCGGGATTGGCGCGGTAGCCACTTCGGGCGTTCGTGTCGGCTGTTGGACCACCGTCGGCGCAGGCGCGGCCGTGACCAACGACCTCCCCGATCGCGTCGTGGCGGTCGGCTGCCCGGCGCGCGTCATTCGATCCGTCGAGTCTAAGCCTTTGGCGACCGGCGTCGATTATGAGTGA
- a CDS encoding acyl carrier protein: MTHDSDRITPLIWDAIAEVNELLPEDARVPLEENAVLLGKGGALDSFGLVNLVVALEQRIEDEFGISLTLADEKAMSYSRSPFRNVQTLRDYVQDLMNRATHA; encoded by the coding sequence TTGACACACGACTCTGATCGAATCACGCCGCTAATTTGGGACGCCATTGCCGAAGTCAACGAGCTTTTGCCTGAGGACGCGCGCGTACCCCTGGAAGAGAACGCCGTACTCCTTGGCAAAGGTGGGGCACTGGATTCTTTTGGGTTAGTGAACCTGGTCGTGGCGCTCGAGCAGCGTATCGAAGACGAGTTCGGGATCTCGCTGACGCTGGCGGACGAGAAAGCCATGTCCTATAGCCGCAGCCCCTTCCGCAACGTGCAAACGCTGCGCGACTATGTGCAAGACCTGATGAACCGCGCGACCCATGCCTGA
- a CDS encoding SDR family oxidoreductase yields the protein MPDLPVLLITGTSKGIGRSLAEHYAAHDFQVVGCSRREATGMPQNYQHFQLDVTDEPAVKQMFAEIRSCYGRLDAVINNAGIASMNHVLTTPLKTVLDVLHTNVAAPFLFCREAAKLMQRKRQGRIVNFATVATPLRLEGEAIYAASKAAVISLTQILARELADFGITVNAVGPTPIHTDLIAGVPPQKLENLIARQAIRRFGAMRDVINVIDFFLRADSDFITGQTIFLGGI from the coding sequence ATGCCTGATCTTCCGGTACTGCTTATCACCGGCACGAGCAAAGGTATTGGCCGAAGCCTTGCCGAGCATTATGCCGCGCACGACTTCCAGGTGGTCGGCTGCAGCCGTCGCGAAGCGACAGGCATGCCGCAAAACTATCAACACTTCCAGCTCGACGTCACCGACGAGCCGGCCGTGAAGCAAATGTTTGCCGAAATCCGCAGTTGCTATGGTCGGCTCGACGCGGTGATTAACAACGCCGGCATCGCCAGCATGAACCACGTGCTCACGACGCCGCTCAAGACGGTTCTGGACGTATTGCACACGAATGTAGCGGCTCCTTTCTTGTTTTGCCGCGAGGCCGCCAAACTGATGCAGCGCAAGCGACAAGGACGCATCGTCAACTTTGCCACCGTAGCCACGCCCTTACGGCTCGAGGGCGAGGCGATCTATGCGGCCTCGAAGGCGGCCGTGATCTCGCTGACGCAGATCCTGGCGCGCGAACTCGCCGATTTCGGCATCACCGTCAATGCCGTGGGGCCCACGCCGATACACACCGATTTGATTGCCGGCGTGCCGCCGCAAAAGCTTGAGAACCTCATCGCCCGGCAAGCCATTCGCCGCTTCGGCGCGATGCGCGACGTGATCAATGTGATCGATTTCTTTCTGCGCGCCGACAGTGACTTTATAACCGGTCAAACCATTTTTTTGGGCGGCATTTGA
- a CDS encoding fatty acid--CoA ligase family protein translates to MPLAFLLASFTTDPQADAIIWRDQTYSYAWLAERVAHWRAELAAWQIPAGAVVAIEADFSPNSVALFLALIERLTILVPLTSSVAAQRSELLEIAEAEWVISIDSQDVATATRCERTAQHEFYARLRSLGHPGLVLFSSGSTGKSKGAVHDLCGILEKFHVPRHRLRTISFLLYDHIGGINTMLYTLSNHGCLVTVQDRTPDGVLTAIARHRVELLPTSPTFLNMVLMSEAFARHDLSTLRTVTYGTEPMPESTLRRLHALFPQLQLVQTYGLSEVGILRSKSKSSDSLWVKIGGEGFQTRVVQGILEIKARSSMLGYLNAPSPFTDDGWFVTGDEVEVDGEYLRILGRKSEIINVGGQKVYPAEVEGVIEEMPGVSDAAVYGERNAITGQIVCVNVSLHADEAPADFARRLKQFCRGRLELFKIPVRVRVVDRAQHGGRFKKMRPHAPATPPTTSSSAG, encoded by the coding sequence ATGCCACTCGCTTTTCTCCTCGCCTCGTTCACGACCGATCCCCAGGCAGACGCCATCATCTGGCGAGACCAGACGTATTCGTATGCCTGGCTGGCGGAGCGTGTCGCGCACTGGCGAGCGGAGCTGGCCGCGTGGCAAATCCCGGCCGGCGCGGTCGTGGCCATCGAGGCCGATTTTTCGCCCAACTCCGTCGCTTTGTTCCTGGCACTGATCGAACGCCTGACAATCCTGGTTCCTCTCACCTCGAGTGTTGCAGCGCAGCGCAGCGAATTGCTGGAAATCGCCGAGGCCGAGTGGGTCATCAGCATCGATTCGCAGGACGTGGCGACCGCCACCCGCTGCGAACGCACGGCGCAGCACGAGTTCTACGCCCGCCTGCGCAGCCTCGGGCACCCGGGGCTCGTGCTCTTCTCCTCGGGCTCGACGGGAAAGAGCAAAGGCGCGGTACACGATCTCTGCGGGATCTTGGAAAAATTCCACGTGCCCCGGCACCGCTTGCGCACCATTTCATTTTTGCTTTACGACCACATCGGCGGCATCAACACGATGCTCTACACGCTGTCGAACCATGGTTGCCTGGTCACCGTGCAGGATCGCACGCCCGATGGAGTGTTGACGGCGATCGCGCGGCATCGCGTCGAGCTGTTGCCGACCTCGCCCACGTTCTTGAATATGGTGCTGATGAGCGAGGCATTCGCCCGACACGATCTCTCCACGCTTCGCACCGTGACTTACGGCACCGAGCCCATGCCCGAGAGCACACTGCGGCGGCTGCACGCCCTGTTTCCCCAGCTGCAACTGGTGCAAACGTACGGCCTGTCGGAAGTGGGCATCCTGCGGTCGAAATCCAAGAGTTCCGACTCGCTATGGGTGAAGATCGGCGGCGAAGGTTTCCAGACCCGTGTCGTGCAGGGCATTCTCGAGATCAAGGCCCGCTCCAGCATGCTGGGCTATTTGAATGCTCCCAGCCCTTTTACGGACGACGGTTGGTTCGTCACGGGCGACGAAGTCGAAGTCGATGGCGAATACTTGCGCATCCTCGGGCGTAAGAGCGAGATCATCAACGTCGGCGGACAGAAGGTCTATCCCGCCGAGGTCGAGGGAGTGATCGAGGAGATGCCGGGGGTCAGCGACGCCGCTGTCTATGGTGAGCGGAACGCCATCACGGGCCAGATCGTCTGCGTGAACGTTTCTTTGCATGCCGACGAAGCGCCCGCGGACTTCGCCCGCCGCTTGAAGCAGTTCTGTCGGGGGCGCCTCGAGTTATTTAAAATCCCCGTGAGAGTGCGCGTCGTGGACCGCGCCCAACATGGTGGCCGCTTTAAGAAAATGCGGCCCCACGCACCGGCCACGCCGCCGACAACATCCTCGTCCGCCGGGTGA
- a CDS encoding ketoacyl-ACP synthase III, giving the protein MAGGRLNQVRIAGIASAVPRRVLTLEDDARIFGQTEIERISQNIGVQQRHVVNGTTCTSDLCFAAADRLLDELGWQRDSVDALIFVTQTPDYFMPATACVLQDRLGLGHGCAAFDVNQGCAGYVYGLWIGGHLVRGGCRRLLLLVGDTTSRLVSPGDRTVTSLFGDAGTATALELSEEAATMHFALGTDGAGKGCLMVPGGAFRVPHSPQSSERTERAGGNVRCDEDVFMDGGEVFTFVLREVPRLVQNVLSAAETAVADIDHFVFHQANRFMLNHLTKRLKLPPDRVAIGLTNYGNTSSASIPLAITTELREPLSGGRNRVLLAGFGAGFAWGASVLECDSLCLPPLITVAD; this is encoded by the coding sequence ATGGCTGGTGGTCGACTGAATCAGGTGCGTATCGCGGGCATCGCCAGTGCCGTTCCGCGGCGCGTCTTAACACTGGAAGACGACGCTCGCATCTTCGGTCAGACCGAGATCGAGCGCATCAGCCAGAATATCGGCGTGCAGCAGCGCCACGTCGTAAACGGCACGACGTGTACGTCAGATCTATGCTTTGCGGCGGCAGATCGGCTGCTCGACGAGCTTGGCTGGCAGCGCGATAGCGTGGATGCCCTGATCTTCGTCACGCAAACTCCCGACTATTTCATGCCCGCCACGGCCTGCGTCCTGCAAGACCGATTGGGTTTAGGGCATGGGTGCGCGGCCTTCGATGTGAATCAGGGTTGCGCGGGCTACGTGTACGGCTTGTGGATCGGCGGGCACCTGGTCCGCGGTGGATGCCGGCGACTCTTGCTCTTGGTCGGCGATACGACCAGTCGCCTGGTTTCTCCGGGCGATCGAACGGTGACAAGCCTGTTCGGCGATGCCGGAACAGCCACGGCTTTGGAACTGTCGGAAGAGGCCGCGACTATGCATTTCGCGCTGGGGACCGACGGCGCGGGGAAGGGTTGCCTGATGGTTCCCGGCGGCGCATTTCGCGTGCCTCATTCCCCGCAATCGAGCGAGCGCACCGAGCGCGCCGGCGGGAACGTGCGCTGCGACGAGGACGTATTCATGGACGGGGGCGAGGTCTTCACGTTTGTGCTGCGCGAAGTGCCCCGCCTGGTGCAAAACGTCCTATCGGCGGCCGAAACCGCGGTAGCCGATATCGACCACTTCGTTTTCCACCAGGCCAATCGCTTCATGTTGAATCATTTGACGAAGCGGCTGAAACTGCCGCCAGATCGGGTGGCGATCGGTCTGACCAACTACGGAAACACGAGCTCCGCGTCGATTCCACTGGCCATCACAACGGAGCTGCGCGAACCCCTGTCCGGCGGGCGGAACCGCGTCTTGCTGGCCGGGTTCGGGGCCGGCTTCGCCTGGGGGGCGTCGGTTCTGGAGTGCGACTCGCTCTGTCTACCACCCCTGATTACCGTGGCGGATTAG
- a CDS encoding acyl carrier protein, protein MAATNNDFVRRLAEALNEDTAQMQEGTLLADLEGWDSVGQLAVIALVDECFNQRINVDALRKCQRVGDLLQLINGKAQR, encoded by the coding sequence ATGGCGGCTACCAACAACGATTTCGTTCGCCGACTTGCCGAGGCCCTGAACGAGGATACCGCCCAGATGCAGGAAGGCACCCTGCTGGCGGACCTCGAAGGCTGGGACTCGGTAGGCCAACTGGCCGTCATCGCCCTGGTGGACGAGTGCTTCAATCAGCGCATTAACGTGGACGCACTGCGCAAATGCCAGCGCGTCGGCGACCTGCTGCAACTCATCAACGGCAAGGCGCAGCGCTAG